A part of Campylobacter magnus genomic DNA contains:
- a CDS encoding M23 family metallopeptidase produces MKKIFFIVVLLIVAAGVLVFSPGVSVFEESAPKIEIENEKAGTTYHNPKKPLKVAISDESGVGKVEVIFSSAEGSQKLISQSFGGEKEVNLNLEFPKNIKYKSGQEYKLDIVANDTSKANFFSGNEAKKNLKVVIDAKAPALAVLNQSYKIIQGGAASAVFMASDDSGELSELYVESSFGKKFKPVPFYKDGYYAVLLAWPSVESSFSASVVATDKAGNTSKTPIRLYLQSKKYKESKIAISNAFIDGKITELANEYAKDVDQMDAIAKFKFVNETLRNANEDIIEQITSQIREDKLGEFKITPFYPLKNGAVVASFGDHRIFSFDGAELSESYHMGLDFASTAMAGIVASNGGEVVFADKNGIYGNNMIIYHGFGLYTLYGHCTTMAHEQSEIVPSGANIATTGTTGLALGDHLHFGVVIQGIEVRPEEWMDRKWMKESVYDILENSKKIIDGSK; encoded by the coding sequence ATGAAAAAAATCTTTTTTATAGTAGTTTTATTGATAGTTGCTGCTGGGGTTTTGGTTTTTAGTCCTGGGGTTAGCGTTTTTGAAGAATCTGCGCCAAAAATAGAGATTGAAAATGAAAAAGCAGGCACTACTTATCACAATCCTAAAAAACCACTTAAAGTAGCTATCAGTGATGAGAGTGGCGTAGGTAAGGTTGAGGTGATTTTTAGCTCAGCTGAGGGTAGCCAAAAGCTAATATCTCAAAGCTTTGGCGGAGAAAAAGAAGTTAACTTAAATCTAGAATTCCCTAAAAATATCAAGTATAAAAGTGGCCAAGAATACAAGCTAGACATCGTCGCAAATGACACTAGTAAGGCTAACTTTTTTAGCGGAAACGAAGCTAAAAAAAATCTAAAAGTAGTAATCGATGCAAAAGCCCCTGCGCTAGCTGTGCTAAATCAAAGCTATAAAATTATCCAAGGCGGCGCAGCCTCGGCTGTGTTTATGGCTAGTGATGATAGCGGCGAGCTTAGTGAGCTTTATGTAGAGAGTTCTTTTGGCAAGAAGTTTAAGCCAGTGCCTTTTTATAAAGACGGATATTACGCTGTTTTGCTAGCTTGGCCTAGTGTGGAGAGTAGTTTTTCTGCCTCAGTAGTAGCCACTGACAAGGCTGGAAATACTAGCAAAACGCCAATAAGACTATATCTACAAAGCAAAAAATACAAAGAAAGCAAAATTGCTATCTCAAATGCCTTTATAGACGGCAAAATAACAGAACTTGCCAATGAATACGCAAAGGACGTTGATCAAATGGACGCTATTGCTAAGTTTAAGTTTGTAAATGAGACCTTGCGCAACGCAAATGAGGATATAATCGAGCAAATTACCAGCCAGATACGAGAGGACAAGCTTGGCGAGTTTAAAATCACGCCTTTTTATCCGCTAAAAAATGGAGCTGTGGTGGCTAGCTTTGGCGATCACCGCATTTTTAGCTTTGATGGGGCTGAGCTTAGTGAGAGCTATCATATGGGACTAGACTTTGCTAGCACAGCGATGGCTGGCATTGTAGCTAGCAATGGAGGAGAGGTAGTATTTGCCGATAAAAACGGCATTTATGGCAATAATATGATCATCTACCATGGTTTTGGACTTTATACACTTTATGGTCACTGTACCACCATGGCACACGAGCAAAGCGAAATAGTGCCAAGTGGGGCAAATATCGCAACTACTGGCACTACAGGACTTGCGCTTGGCGATCACTTGCACTTTGGTGTGGTGATTCAAGGCATAGAGGTTCGTCCTGAGGAGTGGATGGATAGAAAATGGATGAAAGAAAGTGTCTATGATATTTTAGAAAATTCTAAAAAAATTATAGATGGCAGCAAGTAA
- the lpxC gene encoding UDP-3-O-acyl-N-acetylglucosamine deacetylase, with protein sequence MKQRTIAKKVENIGIGLHKGEPVKLVLEPALANTGIVFYRSDIDASFEAKALNIKNTQLATVLGDLESGRFISTIEHLMSAISAYGIDNIKISVDANEVPIMDGSALSFCMMLDEAGISELDEPKQVLVVKKEVIIKDGAKMVALRPSTSPKFSFSIDFARSAAIGKQSFSFEFSKKTYLEHIARARTFGFLDDVKKLNAMGLALGGSLDNAIVIDGDKILNPDGLRYENEFVRHKILDAIGDLNVFGAQILGDYEAIAGSHELNHKLSLELLSDASNYELVSLKSQESKELSRVFA encoded by the coding sequence ATAAAGCAAAGAACAATAGCTAAAAAAGTAGAAAATATCGGCATTGGCTTACATAAAGGCGAACCTGTAAAATTAGTGTTAGAACCAGCTTTGGCAAATACTGGCATTGTTTTTTATCGCTCTGATATAGATGCTAGCTTTGAGGCAAAAGCTCTTAATATCAAAAACACGCAGCTAGCTACCGTGCTTGGGGACTTGGAGAGTGGCAGATTTATCTCTACAATAGAGCATTTGATGAGTGCGATTAGTGCTTATGGAATTGATAATATCAAAATCAGCGTGGATGCAAATGAAGTGCCTATAATGGACGGCTCGGCTCTTAGCTTTTGTATGATGTTAGATGAAGCTGGCATAAGCGAACTAGATGAGCCAAAACAAGTGCTAGTAGTAAAAAAAGAAGTTATCATCAAAGATGGCGCAAAAATGGTAGCACTTCGCCCTAGCACTAGCCCTAAGTTTAGCTTTAGCATTGATTTTGCTCGCTCAGCAGCTATTGGCAAACAAAGCTTTAGCTTTGAGTTTAGCAAAAAAACTTACTTAGAGCACATCGCTCGTGCTCGCACTTTTGGCTTTTTAGATGATGTTAAAAAGCTAAATGCCATGGGACTAGCACTTGGTGGAAGCCTAGATAATGCTATTGTCATAGATGGCGATAAGATTTTAAATCCAGATGGTTTGCGCTATGAAAATGAGTTTGTTCGCCACAAAATTCTTGATGCTATTGGTGATTTAAATGTATTTGGTGCGCAAATTCTAGGTGATTATGAGGCGATTGCTGGTAGCCACGAGTTAAATCACAAGCTTAGTTTGGAGCTTTTAAGCGATGCTTCAAACTACGAGCTTGTAAGCCTTAAAAGCCAAGAAAGCAAAGAGCTATCTCGTGTCTTTGCCTAG
- a CDS encoding glycoprotease has translation MSLPSCELLFITLGSPLLVGIYQNGELKQSLSSDKPSSEAITELLAELKKQYKITKIIYVNGPGSFMGLKVAFVALSVFAGVYGCEFGAVSGFSLNGNAPIAAKKGFSFVLNDDKISLEPILGVSASLPKSLKNLSISTDVLPNYVLEAV, from the coding sequence GTGTCTTTGCCTAGCTGTGAGCTACTTTTTATCACGCTCGGCTCGCCTTTATTAGTTGGCATTTACCAAAATGGCGAGCTAAAGCAGAGTTTAAGCAGCGATAAGCCTAGCAGCGAGGCTATAACAGAGCTTCTAGCCGAACTGAAAAAACAATACAAAATCACAAAAATCATTTACGTAAATGGACCTGGTTCTTTTATGGGCTTAAAAGTAGCTTTTGTCGCTCTTAGCGTGTTTGCTGGGGTTTATGGCTGTGAGTTTGGCGCAGTTAGTGGATTTAGCCTAAATGGTAATGCTCCTATCGCTGCTAAAAAAGGTTTTAGCTTTGTGCTAAATGATGATAAAATCAGCCTTGAGCCTATTTTGGGCGTGAGTGCTAGCTTGCCAAAAAGCCTAAAAAATCTTAGCATTAGCACTGATGTTTTGCCAAATTATGTCTTAGAGGCAGTTTAG
- the thrB gene encoding homoserine kinase, whose protein sequence is MKILSPATSANLGPGFDSLGLAIKLYNEITITEQSFSQISISGEGENNSSLKKNNSFVNIFNSTLSELGLKGKNFRFDFKNAIPLSRGLGSSSAIIISAIFAAYKIAGFSLSKNKLVDLGLAYEPHPDNIAPCAHGGFCVSILKGNSVITKKATLSEDLRAVVVVPPIKISTAASRSALQASYSRSDCVSNLSHASLMSAAFVSGDYELLRSCGVDKMHEDARMKAVPELFKIREIAYQNGALLSTLSGSGSSFFNLVYKNDAKKLKNLLASEFSSFSVNAYELDNEGVQII, encoded by the coding sequence ATGAAAATTCTATCCCCTGCAACTAGCGCAAATCTAGGTCCTGGCTTTGATAGCCTTGGACTTGCTATTAAGTTATACAATGAAATAACAATCACAGAACAAAGTTTTAGCCAAATTAGCATTAGTGGCGAGGGCGAAAATAATTCTAGCCTTAAAAAAAATAATAGCTTTGTAAATATCTTTAATAGCACTCTTAGCGAACTTGGGCTAAAAGGCAAAAACTTTCGCTTTGATTTTAAAAACGCAATTCCGCTTTCTCGTGGACTTGGTTCAAGTTCAGCTATTATCATCTCAGCGATTTTTGCTGCTTATAAAATCGCTGGTTTTAGCCTTAGTAAAAACAAGCTAGTTGACCTTGGCTTAGCTTACGAGCCACATCCTGATAATATCGCTCCTTGCGCACACGGCGGCTTTTGTGTTAGTATTTTAAAAGGCAATAGTGTAATTACCAAAAAAGCCACTTTAAGCGAAGATTTGCGTGCTGTGGTCGTAGTCCCGCCTATCAAAATTTCAACTGCGGCTTCTCGCTCAGCCTTGCAAGCTAGCTACTCTCGCAGCGATTGTGTCAGCAATCTTAGCCACGCAAGCCTTATGAGTGCTGCTTTTGTCAGTGGTGACTATGAGCTTTTGCGCTCGTGCGGAGTGGATAAAATGCACGAGGATGCTCGCATGAAAGCTGTGCCAGAACTATTTAAAATCCGTGAAATAGCTTATCAAAACGGCGCACTTCTTAGCACGCTCTCAGGCAGTGGGTCTAGCTTTTTTAATCTAGTTTACAAAAATGATGCCAAAAAGCTAAAAAATTTGCTTGCTAGCGAGTTTAGCTCTTTTAGCGTAAATGCTTATGAGCTAGACAATGAGGGCGTCCAGATAATCTAG
- a CDS encoding sodium/glutamate symporter, producing the protein MISFGLFETFGAGLLILGFGYLLSKLRIFSVLCLPAAVLGGVFALSVLVLFSHFFELKISFDESLKESFLLAFFASLGLGFSIDFSKKSNFSKNFFIFLGLCAFIMVLQNLLGITIISLFDKQKELGVIAGSISLSGSFGMGAFWSEVLKTEPHNITNALDISIACATFGALFGSVLGAPLGAFLIEKFVLKKENSRFESKEKNPSQKELGNELGNALMLFFSKKELKNTIISVLLLAFCVLCASVIKLFISLPAIIFALIFALILRVLCYFFGLTLAHKNLALLGNFCLALFLALALMSIDLKALLDIGLPLFVLLCLELVLMLFFVFFITFRVLGRDYEAALLSSAQCGLCLGATPIALANLEKLELRFFSSKSALAILCLSGVFFIDFINVLVIWLFLSFL; encoded by the coding sequence GTGATTTCATTTGGGCTTTTTGAAACTTTTGGTGCAGGGCTTTTGATTTTAGGCTTTGGCTATTTGCTCTCAAAGCTTAGAATTTTTAGTGTTTTGTGCTTGCCTGCTGCTGTTTTGGGTGGTGTTTTTGCGCTTAGTGTTTTAGTGCTTTTTTCACATTTTTTTGAGCTAAAAATCAGCTTTGATGAGAGCTTAAAAGAGAGCTTTTTGCTAGCTTTTTTTGCCTCTTTGGGGCTTGGCTTTAGCATTGATTTTAGCAAAAAATCTAATTTTTCAAAAAACTTCTTTATTTTTCTAGGGCTTTGTGCTTTTATTATGGTATTACAAAATTTACTTGGAATTACGATTATTTCACTCTTTGATAAGCAAAAAGAACTTGGAGTTATTGCTGGCTCAATCAGCCTTAGTGGCTCTTTTGGTATGGGGGCTTTTTGGAGCGAGGTGTTAAAAACCGAGCCTCACAATATCACAAATGCGCTTGATATAAGCATTGCTTGTGCGACTTTTGGCGCACTTTTTGGCTCAGTTTTAGGTGCACCGCTTGGGGCTTTTTTAATTGAAAAGTTTGTTTTGAAAAAAGAGAATTCTAGATTTGAAAGTAAAGAAAAAAACCCTAGCCAAAAAGAGCTAGGCAATGAGCTAGGTAATGCCTTAATGCTTTTTTTTAGCAAAAAAGAGTTAAAAAACACAATTATTTCTGTGCTTTTACTGGCTTTTTGCGTGCTTTGCGCTAGTGTTATAAAGCTTTTTATTTCTTTGCCAGCTATTATTTTTGCCCTTATTTTTGCCCTTATTTTGCGAGTTTTATGCTATTTTTTTGGGCTAACATTAGCACACAAAAATCTAGCTTTGCTTGGCAATTTTTGCTTAGCTTTGTTTTTGGCTTTAGCCCTTATGAGCATTGATTTAAAGGCGCTTTTAGATATTGGCTTGCCACTTTTTGTACTTTTGTGCTTAGAGCTTGTGTTAATGCTTTTTTTTGTGTTTTTCATCACTTTTAGGGTTTTGGGCAGGGACTATGAGGCAGCTTTGCTCTCATCTGCTCAGTGCGGGCTTTGCCTTGGTGCTACGCCTATAGCCTTAGCAAATCTTGAAAAACTAGAACTTAGATTTTTTAGCTCAAAAAGTGCTCTAGCAATACTTTGCCTAAGTGGCGTTTTTTTTATTGATTTTATCAATGTTTTAGTGATCTGGCTTTTTTTGAGTTTTCTTTGA
- a CDS encoding YlxR family protein, producing MRKSHQPIRMCVVCRMRLFQHELARFASIDGKIIKNPKNCRSFYLCQNCLQKDENILRKALGRFGTYEKGDF from the coding sequence ATGCGCAAATCTCATCAGCCTATCCGTATGTGTGTCGTGTGTAGGATGCGGCTATTTCAGCACGAACTAGCAAGATTTGCCAGCATTGATGGTAAAATCATAAAAAATCCCAAAAATTGCCGGTCGTTTTATCTATGCCAAAACTGCTTGCAAAAGGACGAAAACATCCTACGCAAAGCCTTGGGGCGCTTCGGCACATATGAAAAAGGAGACTTTTGA
- the infB gene encoding translation initiation factor IF-2: MQDTVKISDIAADLGYEGKEIVAKALELGIDVKNATSRVSVEDAEAIFEYTTSGVVPASIAQRQKKAKEAETKKTAKKTAAKKTTAKTTTEKTSEKSEPKTAQKAEPKTAAKKTTTKTAEKKSTKETSKQEKPSPKKEQPAQKESTPSADIINEIAVENALSTMKNEKDEPKIPEKTESIKRKGLVIVKKRQSEPERPSPLKEQSKNLESMFSLDGQSNTQAKKKKEKKPNASRPAGKHESSQKLDLLGSFGSDIVIDDEDVVVLPDLTLKPIEVERKEPKKQINVYRTPQQNTGFNFDGGISRGARKKHKKVIKNSDNESVTSVEIPKEIRLYEFADKIKKSVSEVIGALFKLGKMTTKNDFLNEDEIEILGAEFGIEVSIIDEQEDFDYIKAYESENEGRGSETKVPVVTIMGHVDHGKTSLLDYIRNSRIASGEAGGITQHVGAYMVEKNGRKITFIDTPGHEAFTAMRARGANATDIAIIVVAADDGVKPQTKEAISHAKAANVPIIIAINKMDKENANPDLVKSGLAELGVLTTDWGGEYEFGAISAKTGQGVEDLLEIVLLQADLLDLKADSKRDAKATIIESSLQKGRGPVATIIVENGTLKVGDIIVAGIAHGRVRALNDDLGNPLKSVGPGECGVIIGLSEVPDAGETLISVKSEKEARDYAAQKYEYLRQKELSKSTKVSIDELSAKIAEGSLKSLPVIIKADVQGSLEAIKASLEKLRNDEIKVDIIHQGVGGITQSDITLASASANSVILGFNVRPTGEVKELAKERGVSIKTYNIIYNLIDDVKALLSGLMSPVISQEELGQAVIKQVISVPKIGQIAGCLVTEGSINRGAKIRVIRDGVVVFEGNVSSLKRFKDDVREVAKGYECGVGIEGFNDMKEGDYVESYKVVESAASLE, translated from the coding sequence ATGCAAGATACAGTTAAAATTAGCGATATAGCAGCAGATTTAGGCTATGAGGGCAAAGAAATCGTGGCAAAAGCCTTAGAGCTTGGCATTGATGTCAAAAACGCTACTTCAAGAGTGAGTGTAGAGGATGCTGAGGCGATATTTGAGTATACTACAAGTGGAGTGGTGCCAGCAAGCATAGCCCAGCGTCAAAAAAAGGCAAAAGAAGCCGAGACCAAAAAAACAGCCAAAAAAACAGCTGCCAAAAAAACTACTGCCAAAACTACTACTGAAAAAACCAGCGAAAAAAGTGAGCCAAAAACAGCACAAAAAGCAGAGCCAAAAACAGCTGCAAAAAAAACTACCACTAAAACAGCTGAGAAAAAAAGCACAAAAGAAACTTCAAAACAAGAAAAACCAAGCCCTAAAAAAGAGCAGCCAGCACAAAAAGAGAGCACTCCAAGTGCTGATATAATAAACGAAATCGCTGTAGAAAACGCACTAAGCACTATGAAAAATGAAAAAGATGAGCCAAAAATCCCTGAAAAAACAGAGTCAATCAAGCGTAAAGGGCTAGTAATAGTAAAAAAACGCCAAAGCGAGCCTGAACGCCCAAGCCCACTAAAAGAACAAAGCAAAAATCTTGAATCTATGTTTAGTTTAGATGGCCAAAGTAACACGCAAGCTAAAAAGAAAAAAGAGAAAAAGCCTAATGCATCTCGCCCAGCAGGAAAACATGAAAGCTCGCAAAAGCTTGATTTGCTAGGCTCATTTGGTAGCGATATAGTAATTGATGATGAAGATGTAGTGGTATTGCCTGATCTTACTTTAAAGCCTATTGAAGTAGAGCGCAAAGAGCCCAAAAAACAAATAAATGTTTATAGAACGCCACAGCAAAATACAGGTTTTAACTTTGATGGTGGCATATCTCGTGGTGCTCGCAAAAAGCACAAAAAAGTAATCAAAAATAGCGATAATGAGAGCGTAACAAGCGTAGAAATCCCAAAAGAAATTCGCCTTTATGAGTTTGCTGATAAGATCAAAAAAAGCGTAAGCGAAGTAATCGGTGCTTTGTTTAAACTGGGCAAAATGACAACTAAAAACGACTTTTTAAATGAAGATGAGATTGAGATTTTGGGTGCTGAGTTCGGTATAGAAGTTAGCATTATAGATGAACAAGAGGATTTTGATTATATCAAGGCTTATGAGAGCGAAAACGAAGGCCGTGGCAGCGAAACAAAGGTGCCAGTAGTTACTATCATGGGACATGTGGACCACGGAAAAACCAGCCTACTAGACTATATCCGCAACTCTCGCATCGCTAGCGGCGAGGCTGGTGGTATCACACAGCATGTGGGTGCGTATATGGTAGAAAAAAACGGGCGTAAAATCACCTTTATTGACACTCCAGGACACGAGGCATTCACAGCGATGAGAGCGCGTGGGGCAAATGCTACTGATATCGCTATTATCGTAGTAGCTGCTGATGATGGTGTAAAGCCACAAACAAAAGAAGCGATCTCTCACGCAAAAGCCGCAAATGTGCCTATAATCATCGCAATAAATAAAATGGATAAAGAAAACGCAAATCCAGATCTAGTAAAATCAGGACTTGCTGAGCTTGGTGTGCTTACTACTGACTGGGGTGGCGAGTATGAGTTTGGCGCAATCTCAGCAAAAACTGGTCAAGGCGTAGAAGATCTGCTAGAAATCGTGCTGCTTCAAGCAGATCTTTTGGATCTAAAAGCTGATTCAAAAAGAGATGCCAAAGCTACGATAATAGAAAGCTCACTTCAAAAAGGCCGTGGCCCAGTAGCTACTATAATAGTAGAAAATGGAACTCTAAAAGTAGGCGATATAATTGTAGCTGGCATAGCTCACGGCAGGGTTAGAGCTCTAAATGATGATCTAGGAAATCCTCTAAAATCAGTAGGCCCTGGCGAGTGTGGTGTGATAATCGGCCTTAGCGAAGTGCCTGATGCTGGCGAGACGCTAATAAGCGTAAAAAGTGAAAAAGAAGCCCGTGACTACGCAGCGCAAAAATATGAATATCTGCGCCAAAAAGAGCTTAGCAAATCTACAAAAGTTAGCATTGACGAACTTAGCGCAAAAATCGCAGAAGGCAGCCTAAAAAGCCTTCCTGTAATCATCAAAGCAGATGTCCAAGGCTCGCTAGAAGCGATAAAAGCAAGCCTAGAAAAGCTTAGAAATGATGAGATAAAAGTAGATATCATCCACCAAGGAGTGGGCGGTATAACTCAAAGTGATATCACACTAGCAAGTGCTAGCGCAAATAGCGTGATTTTGGGCTTTAATGTCCGCCCAACCGGCGAGGTAAAAGAACTAGCCAAAGAACGAGGTGTAAGCATAAAAACCTACAATATCATCTACAATCTAATAGATGATGTAAAAGCCTTGCTCAGCGGCTTAATGAGCCCAGTAATCAGCCAAGAAGAACTAGGCCAAGCTGTAATCAAGCAAGTAATATCTGTGCCAAAAATCGGTCAAATCGCAGGCTGTCTGGTAACTGAGGGCAGCATAAACCGTGGCGCAAAAATCCGTGTGATCCGTGATGGTGTGGTTGTTTTTGAGGGCAATGTAAGCTCGCTAAAACGCTTCAAAGACGATGTGCGTGAGGTAGCAAAAGGCTATGAATGCGGCGTTGGCATAGAGGGCTTTAATGATATGAAAGAGGGCGATTATGTAGAAAGCTACAAAGTCGTCGAAAGCGCAGCTAGCTTGGAGTAG
- the ccsA gene encoding cytochrome c biogenesis protein, giving the protein MIEKFFLSIASAIVWFLIFAIACGAGTFIESYYDTATAWAMVYGTAWFGLIHLILGINLLYNIFAYKLIALKKLPVLIFHVSFLFILVGAGITRYFGIEGILHIRNGESSNEVRTSLSYIQLRMLDANGSAVVSKPMYLSKSLGNDFSLKGELGGKRAELKYLGFVPNADYAWIDSSDGESVLELVFSNKADSRTLTLRSGDHMEVGDLSIAFNAEPASGKYIKFSLENGEFYISNNINLLSRQMGAINDTNAIQLKNDEKVKMGELSIYTLKSADEIIHFSPKTMKASAKQELVSLKANENGNDAIKAELIYNGKSYPMDIFVNARPSQLIADDKIFEASFNPMKIDLPFSLELERFEMLRYSGSSSPMSYSSFVNVIDGNTSYPYHIYMNHVLDHGGYRFFQSSYDMDEGGTILSVNRDPGKIPTYIGYFLLGLGMFLSLINPHSRFIKLSKLIAAGAPKCAIFALVLFSALSLGELRASELDMSKLPRIHESHTELAKTIVVQSNDGRMKPLDTLANELLNKLYRSSSFNGMKADEVLLSMTYAPELWRTVPIIKVADERLRELLGLSDAQKYASFDDFFIKDGENMNYKLKIKSEEANRKPLSARTTLDKEIVKADEKVNILYLMLHGDLLRIFPIKNDTSNTWYDPNSIAGANLDNEQKEIIATLLHMYLAGIDAGITTNNWNDANTAVNAIKAYQAKEGAAIMPNEAHIKAELAFNKYNIFANLVPVYLIAGLALLVVVFIRLASSVRLNVIFKIVYIVNILAFIAHTIGLALRWYISGHAPWSDSYESLVYIAWALALSGIVFSRRSAISLALTAILAGCVLFVAHLSWIDPQITNLQPVLRSYWLTIHVSVITASYGFLGLCSLLGIFTLLLFALQGKSENTRLSTNILEATRINEMAMILGLCLLTFGNFLGGVWANESWGRYWGWDSKETWALISILVYAAVLHMRFVKCLNSQLTFAVASMFAYWVIVFTYFGVNFYLTGMHSYAAGDAVQVPAFVYVIGIGMFVLWGLALRGKKYSKTL; this is encoded by the coding sequence ATGATAGAGAAATTCTTTTTAAGCATAGCTTCGGCGATAGTTTGGTTTCTCATTTTTGCCATAGCCTGTGGGGCTGGGACATTTATTGAGAGCTATTACGACACAGCTACTGCTTGGGCGATGGTTTATGGCACGGCGTGGTTTGGGCTGATTCATCTTATTTTAGGGATAAATCTGCTTTATAACATCTTTGCTTATAAGCTAATTGCTCTTAAAAAACTACCGGTGCTTATTTTTCATGTAAGCTTTCTTTTTATACTAGTAGGCGCTGGGATTACACGCTATTTTGGTATAGAGGGCATACTTCATATCCGCAATGGTGAGAGTTCTAACGAGGTTCGCACCTCTCTTAGCTACATCCAGCTTCGCATGCTTGATGCAAATGGCTCGGCTGTGGTCTCAAAACCTATGTATCTCTCAAAATCGCTTGGTAATGACTTTAGCCTAAAAGGCGAGCTAGGTGGCAAAAGAGCAGAGTTAAAATACCTTGGTTTTGTTCCAAATGCTGATTATGCGTGGATTGATAGCAGCGATGGAGAAAGTGTGCTAGAGCTTGTATTTTCAAATAAAGCTGATTCTAGAACGCTTACATTGCGCTCTGGTGATCACATGGAAGTAGGCGATTTAAGCATTGCTTTTAACGCAGAGCCAGCTAGTGGCAAATATATAAAATTTAGCCTAGAAAATGGAGAGTTTTATATCTCAAATAATATAAACTTGCTCTCTCGCCAAATGGGCGCTATAAATGATACGAACGCCATCCAGCTAAAAAATGATGAAAAAGTTAAAATGGGCGAACTTAGCATTTATACACTAAAAAGTGCTGATGAGATTATCCACTTCTCGCCAAAGACTATGAAAGCTAGCGCAAAACAAGAGCTAGTATCACTAAAAGCTAATGAAAACGGCAATGACGCTATCAAAGCAGAGCTAATTTACAATGGCAAAAGCTATCCTATGGATATCTTTGTAAACGCTAGGCCTTCGCAGCTAATCGCTGATGATAAAATCTTTGAAGCTAGCTTTAATCCTATGAAAATAGATTTGCCTTTTTCTTTAGAGCTTGAGCGTTTTGAGATGCTGCGCTACTCAGGGTCTAGCTCGCCGATGAGCTATTCTAGCTTTGTAAATGTCATTGATGGCAATACAAGCTATCCATATCATATCTACATGAACCATGTGCTAGACCATGGTGGATATAGATTTTTCCAAAGCAGCTATGATATGGACGAGGGCGGCACTATACTTTCAGTAAACCGCGACCCAGGCAAAATCCCTACTTATATAGGATATTTTCTACTAGGACTTGGAATGTTTTTAAGCCTTATAAATCCACACTCACGCTTTATCAAACTCTCTAAGCTAATAGCGGCTGGGGCACCAAAATGCGCTATTTTTGCGCTAGTTTTGTTCTCTGCTTTGAGCCTTGGCGAGCTAAGAGCTAGCGAGCTTGATATGAGCAAACTACCTAGAATTCATGAGTCTCACACAGAACTTGCAAAAACAATAGTAGTTCAAAGCAACGATGGCCGCATGAAGCCACTTGATACTCTAGCTAATGAGCTTTTAAACAAGCTTTACCGTTCATCAAGCTTTAATGGTATGAAAGCTGATGAGGTGCTACTTAGCATGACTTATGCGCCTGAGCTATGGAGAACTGTGCCTATTATCAAGGTCGCTGATGAGCGTCTGCGTGAGCTTTTGGGACTAAGTGATGCTCAAAAATACGCTAGCTTTGATGACTTTTTTATCAAAGATGGCGAAAACATGAACTACAAGCTAAAAATCAAAAGCGAAGAAGCAAACCGCAAGCCACTCTCAGCTCGCACCACGCTAGATAAAGAAATAGTAAAAGCAGATGAGAAGGTAAATATTTTGTATTTAATGCTTCATGGCGATTTGCTAAGAATTTTCCCTATCAAAAATGACACTAGCAACACTTGGTATGACCCAAACTCTATAGCTGGTGCAAACCTTGATAACGAACAAAAAGAAATCATCGCCACGCTACTTCACATGTATCTAGCAGGCATTGATGCTGGAATTACTACAAATAACTGGAATGACGCCAATACAGCTGTAAATGCCATCAAAGCCTACCAAGCAAAAGAAGGTGCAGCCATCATGCCAAATGAAGCTCACATAAAAGCCGAGCTTGCCTTTAACAAATACAACATTTTTGCTAATCTTGTGCCAGTTTATCTTATCGCTGGACTTGCGCTTTTGGTCGTGGTCTTTATCCGTCTAGCAAGCAGTGTGCGCCTAAATGTGATATTTAAAATAGTTTATATAGTAAATATCCTAGCTTTCATCGCTCATACAATAGGTCTTGCTCTGCGCTGGTACATTAGCGGACACGCACCGTGGAGCGATAGCTACGAAAGTCTTGTTTATATAGCTTGGGCTTTGGCACTCTCTGGTATTGTCTTCTCTCGCCGCTCAGCAATCAGTCTAGCCCTCACAGCGATTTTAGCAGGTTGCGTGCTCTTTGTAGCGCATCTTAGCTGGATAGATCCGCAGATTACAAACTTACAGCCGGTTTTGCGTTCTTACTGGCTTACAATCCATGTTAGCGTAATTACTGCAAGCTACGGCTTTTTGGGGCTTTGCTCGCTACTTGGTATTTTTACCTTGCTTCTTTTTGCCCTGCAAGGAAAGAGCGAAAACACAAGGCTTAGCACAAATATACTTGAAGCCACTCGCATAAATGAAATGGCAATGATTTTAGGACTTTGTCTGCTTACTTTTGGTAACTTCTTAGGTGGCGTGTGGGCAAATGAAAGCTGGGGTCGCTACTGGGGCTGGGATAGCAAGGAGACTTGGGCATTAATTAGCATTTTGGTTTATGCTGCTGTGCTTCACATGCGCTTTGTAAAATGCCTAAACTCTCAGCTAACATTTGCGGTAGCTAGTATGTTTGCGTATTGGGTGATTGTGTTTACTTATTTTGGTGTAAACTTCTATCTAACAGGCATGCACAGCTACGCAGCAGGCGATGCTGTCCAAGTACCAGCCTTTGTGTATGTCATCGGCATAGGTATGTTTGTGCTATGGGGGTTAGCGCTTAGAGGCAAAAAATACTCTAAGACTTTATAG